A stretch of Thermostichus vulcanus str. 'Rupite' DNA encodes these proteins:
- a CDS encoding DNA-directed RNA polymerase subunit omega, which produces MTPRNNHHLAIDNDELMRRVEDLINASKNRYRITVQVANRAKRRRYEDPDDMEDGWMKPIRRAVIEMSDELTEPEIIGDE; this is translated from the coding sequence ATGACCCCACGCAACAATCATCACCTTGCCATCGACAACGACGAGCTGATGCGTCGGGTGGAAGATCTGATCAATGCCTCCAAAAATCGCTATCGCATTACCGTCCAGGTAGCCAACCGTGCCAAGCGCCGCCGCTACGAGGATCCAGACGATATGGAAGATGGCTGGATGAAGCCGATCCGCCGGGCGGTGATCGAAATGTCGGACGAGCTGACGGAGCCAGAAATTATTGGTGATGAATAG